GGCCGCCACGTAGTGACCGGTGTGGGCATAGGATTTCAGGCCGGCCACCGAGCTGGTCAGCACGATCGAACCGCCACCGCCGGAAAGCAGATGCGGCACAGCGGCTTTCACCGACTTCCAGACACCCGTGAGGTTGACGTCGATCATCTCCTGCCACAGGTCTTCACCCATCCGGTCCAGCCGCACACCGCCGGTGCCGATCCCGGCATTGGCGATGACGATGTCCAGGCGGCCGAGTTGCTCGACCCCGCTGTCGACGGCGGCCTTGAGCGCGTCATAGTCGCGGACGTCGACCTCGGCGGTGACCACCCGGCGGTCAAGACCCTTGATCAGATCGGCGGTTTCAGCGAGATCTTCCGGTGTCGCCGCCGGTGCCGGAGAGTTCTCGAACGGCCGGCAGATATCGACGGCGATGATGTCGGCACCTTCCTGCGCCAGCCGCACCGCATGGCTACGGCCCTGGCCGCGGGCCGCTCCGGTGACGAATGCGACCTTGTCTGCTACTCGGCCGGGCATCGGCAGCCTCCTCGTTGAGTAACCTCGTTACACCCGGTACAGTAACCGTGTTACTGAGCTGAGGCAAGACTTCAAGGCAAGGGTGGATGTGGTTAGCGCTGAGGTCATGGCCCAGGAGTCCGACCCCATCCTCGATGTCGTCGTCGAGATCCTGGAAACCGAGGGTTACGACGCCGTGCAACTCCGCGAAGTGGCCAAGCGTGCGCGCACCTCGCTGACCACCATCTACAAGCGATTCCCGACCAGGGACACCCTAATCATGGCCGCCCTGCAACGCTGGATGGACGAAAACCGGTACGCCGGTCTGGCATCGCAGACGCCAGAACCCGGCGAATCCGTCTACGACGGGCTGATGCGGGTTTTCCGAACCATTTTCGAGCCCTGGGAACGTCACCCGGACATGTTGCGCGCGTACTTCCGCGCGCGGTCGGCGCCGGGTGGGCACCGGCTGGTCAGTCGCGGATTGGACGCGGTGATACCCGCCGCGATGGCCGTGCTCGCGGGCGCGCAACCGGATCTGGTCGAGGAGTTGCCGCCGATCGTGTCCAACCTCGCCTACGGTCTGGTCGCACGGTTCGCTGCCGGGGAAATCCCGATCACCGATATTCTGCCGACGCTGGACCGCGCGCTGTTCCGGCTGACCGCTAACGCGGCGAAAGGATGATCACCGGGATCTCCCGGTCGGTCCACCGCTGATACTTCTCGAAGTCCGCGTAGAGATCGACCAATCGGGGCCACAACGCGGCGCGCTCCTGCGGCGAAGCGACACGCGCCGAAACCGCAAGATTGCGTTGGCCTTTCACGTGAATCCGGGTTTCGGGGTCGGCGACGAGGTTGAAGTACCACTGCGGATTCTTCGGGTGGCCGCCCTGCGAGGCGACGATGACGAAGTCTTCTCCGTCGCGCATGTAGAGCAGGGGAGTGGTGAACAGTTTCCCCGATTTGCGACCGCGGTGTTCGAGAAGCAGTGTCGGCACCGGTTTGTCGAAGCCGGCACCGATGCGCCACTTGTTTCCGATGCGGCCGTTGGTCAGCTTGAAGATCGCGACGTGCGCCCGCGACGAGTACTTGATGATCTTGGCCGTCGCGGGTGAGGCCAGGCCGTCGGGCTTTTCTTCGGGAAGCGAAAACTTCGGCATCTGTTGCCCCCTTTTGCTCGTCAGGACGCCTTGGCGTAGCGGCGGACCAGTTGACCGTCGCGGAACGTGTCCGAGTGCTGCTGACCGTTCTTGTCGCGGCCGAAAAAGGTCCATCTGGTCGATCCGGCTTGCGGGGTGCTTATCATCCTGACCTCGTACGGAAGGTGGTCGGGAGCCACCGTGCCGATGGTGTCACCTACCCGGATCTCCGACGGATGAATCTCGGGTGCGTCGCACCAATTGTTTGTGGCCATTCCTCCATCCTCCCTTATGCCGCAGGTAATGGTGGCCGATCCCCATTCGCGACCCCCAGCGAGAGGGCTCTGGCGGTGGCGTAGCGTCAAGCGCGAGCCTTTTCGTTGTCAGCGATGGTGACCAGTAGTCAGCTACGGGCCGTGCCTCAGGGCAATGCGATTCCTCCGTCGTCCCGCACCCGCGGGGCCGACGATGCCGAGCACGAAGGAACAGCCCCGGTGAACCCCGTTAACCAAGCGCTGGGGGTGCGGCGCCAGTCCACCCCGATACGCCTGACTCTGGCGACCGAGCTCGGTAAAGACATCGACGGGGCGTGGTGGCCCCGCACCGACCGGATCGGCGTTGAGTTGCCCGAACTCATCCTGGCGCTGCGCGCGCGACTCGGCGAGATCACCAGCATCGCGGTCAACTGGCCGCCGCTGCAACGACCGCCAGACTTGAACTGGCAGGGCTGGCAGCACAAGCAGCAGCACGTGATGACGGTGACGGGTGCCGACGCGCTGGCGAACGTGCTGATCGTCCCCTACTCCACCAACGGCACGCTCGCCTTGATGATGCTGCGCCGGGCCGCCGACCTGCCCATCGCCACCGCCCACCGCGACACGGTGCCGTTCCAGACCGCGGGCTCGATCCTCTATGCGGCGCGTCAGCAACGCGCACACCCCGAACTACAGGTGGACCGCGGGCTCAAGTAGCGACCATCGGCTGCGTTCGTCGTCGGTCAGCTCGTTCGACGTAATCGCCCCGAACGCCCCGGCGTCGCGGCCGAACTGTTGTGGCGCGTCCGGGCATGCATCCGGGCCTTCAAGGCGGAAGCAGCTCGGTGCCAGGGGGCCGAACAGCAGGGCGCGACGCAGCTGCGGCCAGTTGTCCAGCCGCGGCTCCACTCCGGCCGCGCGGGCGAAGGTCAGCACGACGCGGTCCATGCGGGTCTTGCCGCCACCGGCTTCTATTGATGTTCGCGGGTCGGGCACGTGGGGAGCAGGGACAGCGCCGCTCCAGGTGTATGCGATCCATCGGGCCTGAAGCTCCAGCGGCACGAAGTATCCGCCCGACTGATCCCACAGACCCACGAATGCCAACCCGGGCAGATCGGGGTGGAAGGTGTAGCGGTCCGCGTCGAAGTGGGTGCTGCCGACGTTGAGCACCGCCCGGATGCCCTCATCGAGGAACGGCAGGCTCAGCCGGTACCCGGTGCCCAGCACCACCGCGTCGAATTCGTCGGCACGTCCGTCGGCGAAGGTCACGCGTGATCCGGTGACCGATTCCATCCACGGCCGCACCGTGATTCGGCCCGCGGCGACCATTGGCAGAAATCCGTCGTTCAACGTGACACCCGCCATCGCCATCGACGGATGAGGTGCCGGCGCCCCGTAGTCGGCGGGGTCTCCGCCGGCCTCGATCACGAATTCCTTTAACTGGCAGTCGAATTGATCTGCCGGTAGCAATTCACCGGCCAGTGCGTGGTAGCGGGTGAACATCCGGTGATCCGAGGGGACGTCGGCCACGAACTTCGGCAGGACGTAGCGTTGCCGTCGCTGGGTGACCGTCACTCGCGCCGCGCCGCCGTGAGCAAGCTCTGTCGCGATGTCGAGAGCGCTGATCGCGCTGCCGGCCACCAGTACGCGCTTGCCCTGGTAGCGCGCCGGCCCGCGATAGTGATACGTCGACGTCGCACCGAGCTGGCCGGAAAACTGTTCCAGCCCTGGGACATTCGGGATAGCAGGGGTATGAAACCTGCCAGGGGCCACAACCACGCGATCGAACTGTTCGCTGGTGCCGGAGTGGCCGAGCAACCATGCGTTGCCGGTGCGCCGCAGCAGATCGACGCGGGTGCCCAATCGGATTCGCGAGGTGATGCCGAACATGTCGGCGTAGCGGTGCAGGTAGGCCAGGATGTCGCGGTTCGAAGGATAGGCGGCGCCTTCGCCGGGCGGGAGGTCGCTGAAAGCGTTCAGGATCCGGCTGCTGTTGGTGCGCATGTGCGGCCACACGCCGCTGCTGCCGTCCAGGCCTGCCCACTGCCCACCGAGTGTCGGCCCCTGTTCGAAGAGCGCGACTTCAGAGCCCTGCGCCAGCAGCCAGCGCGCCGCGACCAGTCCGCCGGGACCGGCCCCGATCACCGCCACGCTGTCCGGCATCTTGCAACCTTCGCACGAACGAACTCGTTGCGTCAGCGCCCGCCGGTGCTGCCTCGAGATCGCCGCTGTGGTTGCGATCGACGCTGAATCGCGACCGCTACCGCAATCTCGAGGTCACTGGCTGGCGCAGCTTCGTCAAGATTGCCGCCACGGTCGTCACAGCCGCAAAAGCGCGACCATGAGGGCAATCTCGGCGGCGGACTACTAGCGAAACC
This genomic stretch from Mycobacterium paragordonae harbors:
- a CDS encoding nitroreductase family deazaflavin-dependent oxidoreductase; amino-acid sequence: MPKFSLPEEKPDGLASPATAKIIKYSSRAHVAIFKLTNGRIGNKWRIGAGFDKPVPTLLLEHRGRKSGKLFTTPLLYMRDGEDFVIVASQGGHPKNPQWYFNLVADPETRIHVKGQRNLAVSARVASPQERAALWPRLVDLYADFEKYQRWTDREIPVIILSPR
- a CDS encoding DUF5994 family protein, whose translation is MNPVNQALGVRRQSTPIRLTLATELGKDIDGAWWPRTDRIGVELPELILALRARLGEITSIAVNWPPLQRPPDLNWQGWQHKQQHVMTVTGADALANVLIVPYSTNGTLALMMLRRAADLPIATAHRDTVPFQTAGSILYAARQQRAHPELQVDRGLK
- a CDS encoding mycofactocin-coupled SDR family oxidoreductase, producing the protein MPGRVADKVAFVTGAARGQGRSHAVRLAQEGADIIAVDICRPFENSPAPAATPEDLAETADLIKGLDRRVVTAEVDVRDYDALKAAVDSGVEQLGRLDIVIANAGIGTGGVRLDRMGEDLWQEMIDVNLTGVWKSVKAAVPHLLSGGGGSIVLTSSVAGLKSYAHTGHYVAAKHGVVGLMRSFAVELGPRNIRVNSVHPTHVNTPLLINETTFRLFRPDLENPGPDDLAPICQSFHTLPIPWVNAEDISNAVLFLASDEARYITGVTLPVDAGSCLK
- a CDS encoding TetR family transcriptional regulator, which produces MAQESDPILDVVVEILETEGYDAVQLREVAKRARTSLTTIYKRFPTRDTLIMAALQRWMDENRYAGLASQTPEPGESVYDGLMRVFRTIFEPWERHPDMLRAYFRARSAPGGHRLVSRGLDAVIPAAMAVLAGAQPDLVEELPPIVSNLAYGLVARFAAGEIPITDILPTLDRALFRLTANAAKG
- a CDS encoding flavin-containing monooxygenase, which gives rise to MPDSVAVIGAGPGGLVAARWLLAQGSEVALFEQGPTLGGQWAGLDGSSGVWPHMRTNSSRILNAFSDLPPGEGAAYPSNRDILAYLHRYADMFGITSRIRLGTRVDLLRRTGNAWLLGHSGTSEQFDRVVVAPGRFHTPAIPNVPGLEQFSGQLGATSTYHYRGPARYQGKRVLVAGSAISALDIATELAHGGAARVTVTQRRQRYVLPKFVADVPSDHRMFTRYHALAGELLPADQFDCQLKEFVIEAGGDPADYGAPAPHPSMAMAGVTLNDGFLPMVAAGRITVRPWMESVTGSRVTFADGRADEFDAVVLGTGYRLSLPFLDEGIRAVLNVGSTHFDADRYTFHPDLPGLAFVGLWDQSGGYFVPLELQARWIAYTWSGAVPAPHVPDPRTSIEAGGGKTRMDRVVLTFARAAGVEPRLDNWPQLRRALLFGPLAPSCFRLEGPDACPDAPQQFGRDAGAFGAITSNELTDDERSRWSLLEPAVHL